The following are encoded in a window of Vibrio sp. SCSIO 43136 genomic DNA:
- a CDS encoding protein-glutamate O-methyltransferase CheR produces MGRVLDQRATSQDALEGREFEVTESDFKFIQWFVHKNVGIFLSDKKKTMVYGRISRLLRQHRMQAFSQYRELLEVDDEEKVNFINSITTNKTHFFRELHHFDYVEQVLVPKWQQAGKPVRIWSAGCSTGEEPYSYISMLASTGILSKLDLKLLATDLDTKVLAKAQNGVYDIEQQTSIPATYLKTGFLKGKGDKSGHLKIKNSLQQLISFRQLNLLDDWPMKQKFDLISCRNVMIYFDKPTQERLIARFYDHLTPDGTLFIGHSESVGSRTDLFRHLGHTIYMKL; encoded by the coding sequence ATGGGAAGAGTTCTAGACCAAAGAGCGACATCTCAAGATGCACTGGAAGGGCGTGAGTTTGAAGTTACCGAAAGTGACTTCAAATTCATTCAATGGTTTGTGCATAAAAACGTTGGGATCTTTCTCTCTGATAAGAAAAAGACCATGGTGTATGGGCGCATCAGTCGCCTACTGCGCCAACATCGTATGCAAGCTTTTTCCCAATATCGTGAGCTTCTTGAAGTGGATGATGAGGAAAAGGTTAATTTTATAAATTCCATTACAACCAACAAAACGCATTTCTTTCGCGAGTTGCACCATTTCGATTACGTTGAGCAAGTACTGGTGCCGAAATGGCAACAGGCAGGAAAGCCGGTTCGGATTTGGTCGGCGGGCTGCTCTACAGGTGAAGAGCCATACAGCTATATCTCCATGCTTGCCTCTACCGGCATTCTCAGCAAACTGGATTTGAAGCTGCTAGCAACGGATCTCGACACCAAAGTATTGGCAAAAGCACAGAATGGTGTTTACGACATTGAGCAACAAACCAGTATTCCAGCAACTTATCTCAAGACAGGATTTTTGAAGGGTAAGGGCGATAAATCTGGACACCTAAAAATTAAAAACTCGCTGCAACAGCTGATAAGTTTCAGGCAATTGAATCTGCTCGATGATTGGCCGATGAAGCAGAAGTTTGACCTGATCTCTTGCCGCAATGTGATGATCTATTTTGATAAGCCCACTCAAGAGCGGCTGATTGCGCGTTTTTATGACCACCTGACGCCCGATGGCACTCTATTTATTGGCCACTCAGAAAGC